A single Microbaculum marinisediminis DNA region contains:
- a CDS encoding adenylate/guanylate cyclase domain-containing protein → MAEETQRRLAAIVAADVVGYSRLMGADEIGTLAALRACRSELVDPMIGRHGGRIVKTTGDGLLLEFPSVVAAVECAIAVQQGLAARNQGVADDRAIRLRVGVHVGDIIIEGDDIFGNGVNIAARIEPLSEPGGISLSDDAYRQVRDRLEVAWEDGGEHEAKNIARPIRIWRWRDHRGQPAALGPSSGPAPAPTPVLAPAPNGAEPLELPSKPSVAVLPFDNMSGDPEQEYFADGMTEDLITDLSKVSGLFVVARNSSFVFKGKSVDIREAAQRLGVRYVVEGSVRKAGAHVRINVQLIDALSGGHLWAERYDGSVDNVFELQDDVGAKVVSALSVRLRGDETERLHRVHTHNLDAYELYVRAKATPFPPIPERINAAREMFEQVMEMAPDYAGGYAGVSWMLGFSAIFGHVDMAETAARAEALARKAVECDDSFGWSYVALAQALLLQGRHDEAMIAIDKAHALQPNDADTHAYRAFFLALSGHPELGVDPIDQALRLNPQFVNGPYLNLRCVIKAIGQDYEGAVASFEQNIARHGPVGPPVLCWAATAYWALGRREEAARVAARLAERFPAFRLEHWNFFELIRSPDDRRRMHDLMRAAGLPE, encoded by the coding sequence ATGGCGGAGGAAACGCAACGCAGGCTGGCAGCGATCGTGGCGGCCGATGTGGTCGGCTATTCGCGTCTGATGGGGGCGGACGAGATCGGCACGCTCGCCGCGCTGCGCGCCTGTCGGTCCGAACTCGTCGATCCCATGATCGGCAGGCACGGCGGCCGCATCGTCAAGACGACGGGCGACGGTTTGCTCTTGGAGTTTCCCTCGGTCGTCGCCGCCGTGGAGTGCGCCATCGCCGTCCAGCAGGGGCTCGCCGCGCGCAACCAGGGCGTCGCCGACGACCGGGCCATCCGCCTTCGGGTCGGCGTGCATGTCGGCGACATCATCATCGAGGGCGACGATATCTTCGGCAACGGCGTCAACATCGCCGCGCGCATCGAGCCCCTGTCGGAGCCCGGCGGCATCAGCCTGTCGGACGATGCCTACCGGCAGGTCCGCGACCGCCTCGAGGTCGCGTGGGAAGACGGCGGCGAGCACGAGGCCAAGAACATCGCCAGGCCGATCCGGATCTGGCGCTGGCGGGACCATCGCGGGCAACCTGCGGCCCTTGGGCCGAGCTCCGGGCCGGCCCCTGCGCCGACCCCCGTATTGGCCCCGGCGCCGAATGGCGCCGAGCCGCTCGAACTGCCGTCGAAGCCGTCGGTCGCGGTGCTGCCCTTCGACAACATGTCGGGCGATCCGGAACAGGAGTATTTCGCTGACGGCATGACCGAGGACCTGATCACCGACCTGTCCAAGGTCTCGGGCCTGTTCGTGGTGGCGCGCAATTCCTCGTTCGTGTTCAAGGGCAAGTCGGTGGATATCCGCGAGGCGGCGCAGCGGCTGGGGGTGCGCTACGTGGTGGAAGGCAGCGTGCGCAAGGCCGGCGCGCATGTCCGTATCAACGTGCAGCTGATCGACGCGCTCAGCGGCGGCCATCTCTGGGCCGAGCGGTACGACGGCAGCGTCGACAACGTCTTCGAGCTGCAGGACGACGTTGGCGCCAAGGTGGTCTCGGCCCTGTCGGTGCGGTTGCGGGGCGACGAGACCGAACGCCTGCACCGGGTCCACACCCACAACCTGGATGCCTACGAGCTCTATGTCCGCGCCAAGGCGACGCCGTTTCCCCCGATTCCCGAGCGCATCAACGCCGCCCGGGAGATGTTCGAGCAGGTCATGGAGATGGCCCCGGACTATGCCGGTGGATACGCCGGGGTCTCCTGGATGCTCGGATTCTCCGCCATTTTCGGCCATGTCGACATGGCCGAAACCGCGGCCCGCGCCGAGGCGCTGGCCCGCAAGGCGGTCGAATGCGACGACAGCTTTGGCTGGTCCTACGTGGCGCTTGCCCAGGCGCTGTTGCTGCAGGGGCGCCACGACGAGGCGATGATCGCGATCGACAAGGCCCACGCCCTCCAGCCGAACGATGCCGACACCCATGCCTACCGGGCCTTCTTCCTGGCCCTGTCCGGCCATCCCGAGCTCGGCGTGGATCCGATCGATCAGGCGCTTCGGCTCAATCCGCAGTTCGTCAACGGGCCGTATCTGAACCTGCGCTGCGTGATCAAGGCGATCGGGCAGGACTACGAAGGTGCCGTTGCGTCCTTCGAGCAAAATATCGCGCGCCATGGCCCGGTCGGCCCGCCCGTGCTGTGCTGGGCGGCGACGGCGTATTGGGCGCTCGGCCGGCGCGAGGAGGCCGCGCGCGTGGCGGCGCGGCTGGCCGAGAGGTTTCCCGCCTTCCGGCTTGAACACTGGAATTTCTTCGAACTCATCCGCTCGCCGGACGATCGCCGCCGCATGCACGATCTGATGCGCGCCGCCGGCCTGCCGGAGTGA
- a CDS encoding adenylate/guanylate cyclase domain-containing protein, with product MQRRLAAIFAADVVGYSRLVRADEEAVLVAFKALRTEVVDPAFGEFGGRVVKLMGDGILAEFASAVGAVRAAAAIQARLAENNAALPADRRIALRCGVNLGDVVVDGDDIHGDGVNVAARLESLAPPGGLCISDAVHDQVRDRTDLAFEDLGPRDLKNIDRPLRVWQWHPGRVRPAAAVAAEGSAPPVDARPSIAVLPFDNMSGDSEQAYFADGITEDIITEISKIAGLTVIARNSTFTYKGKAVKIQDVCRDLGVRYVLEGSVRKAGDRVRITAQLIDGASGGHLWAERYDRGLDDIFAVQDDVTDRIVRSLEVRLAGAMPPRVETTVAEAYDCLLRGREQYRRFSRDGNLAARTLYDRAIALDPGYAAAHAALAETYLHEWFMGVPGALDRAEELARKARDLDPTLPLVYEALSSVHLFKRRHDAAIADAVRWVEVEPGNAEAYAGLAGVLHFGGQPERVAGLIEKAKRLNPYYPFYYTLYVGQSLFTMRRFGEAVEMIARAVAHNPESLPSQFFLAAACGQLGETGRAHEALAEVRRISPDFSLSKARAIVAYRREADMDLLLDGLRKAGLED from the coding sequence ATGCAACGCCGTCTCGCCGCCATCTTCGCCGCCGATGTCGTCGGCTACTCGCGGCTGGTCCGGGCCGACGAGGAGGCTGTCCTTGTGGCGTTCAAGGCCTTGCGGACGGAGGTCGTCGATCCCGCCTTCGGTGAATTCGGCGGCCGCGTCGTCAAGCTGATGGGCGACGGCATCCTGGCCGAGTTCGCCAGTGCCGTCGGCGCCGTGCGCGCCGCCGCGGCGATTCAGGCCCGCCTGGCCGAGAACAACGCCGCGCTGCCGGCCGATCGGCGTATCGCGCTGCGTTGCGGGGTCAATCTCGGCGACGTGGTGGTCGACGGCGACGACATCCATGGCGACGGGGTCAACGTCGCCGCGCGTCTGGAAAGCCTCGCGCCGCCGGGCGGGCTGTGCATCTCCGATGCCGTCCACGACCAGGTGCGCGACCGTACGGACCTGGCCTTCGAGGACCTGGGCCCCCGCGACCTGAAGAACATCGATCGTCCCCTGCGGGTCTGGCAGTGGCATCCCGGCCGCGTCCGCCCGGCCGCGGCCGTTGCCGCCGAGGGTTCGGCGCCGCCGGTCGACGCCAGGCCGTCCATCGCGGTCCTGCCCTTCGACAACATGAGCGGCGACAGCGAGCAGGCGTATTTCGCCGACGGCATCACCGAGGACATCATCACCGAGATCTCGAAGATCGCCGGGCTGACGGTCATCGCGCGCAACTCGACCTTCACCTACAAGGGCAAGGCGGTGAAGATCCAGGACGTGTGCCGCGATCTCGGTGTCCGCTACGTGCTGGAGGGCAGCGTCCGCAAGGCGGGCGACCGCGTGAGGATCACCGCGCAGCTCATCGACGGCGCGTCGGGCGGGCATCTGTGGGCCGAGCGCTACGACCGCGGCCTCGACGATATCTTCGCCGTCCAGGACGATGTCACGGACAGGATCGTGCGCAGCCTCGAGGTCCGGCTCGCCGGGGCGATGCCGCCCCGCGTCGAAACGACCGTCGCCGAGGCCTATGACTGCCTGCTTCGCGGGCGCGAGCAGTATCGGCGCTTCTCGAGGGACGGAAATCTCGCCGCCCGCACGCTCTACGACAGGGCGATCGCGCTCGACCCGGGCTACGCCGCGGCGCACGCGGCCCTGGCCGAGACCTATCTGCACGAGTGGTTCATGGGCGTTCCCGGCGCGCTCGACCGGGCCGAGGAGCTGGCGCGGAAAGCCAGGGACCTCGATCCGACGCTGCCGCTGGTCTACGAGGCGCTCAGTTCCGTCCATCTCTTCAAGAGGCGGCACGACGCGGCGATCGCCGATGCCGTGCGCTGGGTCGAGGTCGAGCCCGGCAATGCCGAAGCCTACGCCGGGCTTGCCGGCGTGTTGCACTTCGGCGGCCAGCCCGAACGGGTCGCCGGGCTGATCGAGAAGGCCAAGCGGCTCAACCCCTATTATCCCTTCTACTACACGCTCTATGTCGGCCAGTCCCTGTTCACCATGCGCCGCTTCGGCGAAGCCGTGGAAATGATCGCGCGGGCCGTGGCGCACAATCCGGAGTCGCTGCCCTCCCAGTTCTTTCTCGCCGCCGCCTGCGGCCAGCTCGGCGAGACCGGGCGCGCCCACGAGGCGCTGGCCGAGGTCCGTCGGATCAGTCCGGATTTTTCGCTGTCGAAGGCGCGCGCCATCGTCGCGTACCGGCGCGAGGCGGATATGGATCTTCTGCTCGACGGCCTGCGAAAGGCGGGTCTGGAGGACTAG
- a CDS encoding acyl-CoA dehydrogenase, with protein sequence MSYRAPVSDIAFTLRHIAGLDGELERGTFGDLSADLVDAVLEEAGRFASEEIAPLNAPGDKFGTPLRDGAVTMPPGWKEAYAKWIEGGWASLTGPEDFGGQALPIALSIATQEMWNSGSMAYGIGPTLTFGAIEALHTHASDELKQTYLPKLVSGEWMGTMNLTEPQAGSDLALLRARAEPRGDGTYSIKGTKIFITYGEHDLTDNIVHLVLARLPDAPTGTRGISLFLVPKFLVNDDGSLGERNDVWCQSVEHKLGIHASPTCVMAFGDNDGAVGWLVGEENRGLNCMFTMMNNARLSVGIQGVAIAETAYQQALAYAHERKQGRVPGMSQDEAVPIVAHPDIKRTLMTMRALTAAARAICYETAVATDLAHRSADEAGRKAAQERANLLTPLAKAFSTDIGVEVASMGVQVHGGMGFIEETGAAQHLRDARIAPIYEGTNGIQAIDLVTRKLSMSGGAAVTAFIGDLREVVRQVAEANHPAFGRMGDRLDATIDALERATTWMFEALKSNPDHALAGATPYLRLISLAGGGAALARGALIAHGLDASPANAARIATARFFAENVCPAADGLAETVVGGADTVLDTDAALAS encoded by the coding sequence TTGAGCTATCGCGCCCCGGTGTCCGACATCGCCTTCACCTTGCGCCATATCGCCGGTCTCGACGGCGAACTGGAGCGCGGCACCTTCGGCGATCTCAGCGCCGACCTGGTCGACGCCGTGCTCGAGGAGGCCGGCCGGTTCGCGAGCGAGGAGATCGCCCCGCTGAATGCGCCCGGCGACAAGTTCGGCACGCCGCTACGGGACGGCGCGGTCACCATGCCGCCCGGCTGGAAAGAGGCCTATGCCAAGTGGATCGAGGGCGGTTGGGCGAGCCTGACGGGCCCGGAGGACTTCGGCGGTCAGGCGTTGCCGATAGCCCTGTCGATCGCCACCCAGGAGATGTGGAATTCCGGCTCGATGGCCTATGGCATCGGCCCGACGCTGACCTTCGGCGCCATCGAGGCGCTTCATACCCACGCGTCGGATGAGCTGAAGCAAACCTATCTGCCCAAGCTCGTCTCCGGCGAATGGATGGGTACCATGAACCTGACCGAGCCGCAGGCCGGCTCGGATCTCGCCCTCCTGCGCGCCCGCGCCGAGCCGCGCGGCGACGGCACCTATTCGATCAAGGGCACCAAGATCTTCATCACCTACGGCGAGCACGACCTGACGGACAATATCGTCCATCTGGTGCTCGCCCGCCTGCCCGACGCGCCGACCGGCACGCGTGGTATCTCGTTGTTCCTGGTGCCGAAGTTCCTGGTCAACGACGACGGCTCGCTCGGTGAGCGCAACGACGTCTGGTGCCAGAGCGTCGAGCACAAGCTCGGCATCCACGCCAGCCCCACCTGCGTCATGGCCTTCGGCGACAACGACGGGGCGGTCGGCTGGCTGGTCGGCGAGGAGAACCGCGGCCTCAATTGCATGTTCACGATGATGAACAACGCCCGCCTTTCCGTCGGCATCCAGGGCGTCGCGATCGCGGAGACCGCCTATCAGCAGGCGCTGGCCTATGCCCACGAGCGCAAGCAGGGCCGGGTGCCCGGCATGAGCCAGGACGAGGCCGTGCCGATCGTCGCCCATCCGGACATCAAGCGCACGCTGATGACCATGCGCGCGCTGACGGCGGCCGCCCGCGCGATCTGCTACGAGACGGCGGTGGCGACCGATCTCGCCCATCGGTCCGCCGACGAGGCCGGGCGCAAGGCCGCGCAGGAGCGCGCCAATCTGCTGACCCCGCTCGCCAAGGCGTTCTCGACCGATATCGGCGTCGAGGTCGCCTCAATGGGCGTGCAGGTCCACGGCGGCATGGGCTTCATCGAGGAGACGGGCGCGGCCCAGCACCTGCGCGATGCCCGCATCGCCCCGATCTACGAGGGCACCAACGGTATCCAGGCGATCGATCTCGTCACGCGCAAGCTGTCGATGTCGGGCGGCGCGGCGGTGACGGCCTTTATCGGCGATCTGCGGGAGGTCGTCCGTCAGGTGGCCGAGGCCAACCACCCCGCCTTCGGCCGCATGGGCGATCGCCTCGACGCGACCATCGACGCGCTGGAGCGGGCGACGACGTGGATGTTCGAGGCGCTGAAGAGCAATCCCGATCACGCGCTCGCCGGTGCGACGCCCTATCTGCGGCTGATCTCGCTTGCCGGCGGCGGCGCCGCGCTTGCCCGTGGCGCGCTGATCGCCCATGGGCTGGACGCGAGCCCGGCCAACGCGGCACGCATCGCCACCGCCCGATTTTTCGCCGAGAATGTCTGCCCTGCGGCGGACGGCCTGGCGGAAACGGTCGTCGGCGGTGCCGACACGGTGCTCGATACCGACGCCGCGCTGGCGTCCTAG
- a CDS encoding FAD-binding oxidoreductase: MAHAIAPELIARFAALVGDRYAITDTHEIEPYQRERRDLYRGRAPLVLRPGSVAEVSAILALASETGTAVVPQGGNTGLVGGQIAHDGEIVLSLSRLNAIRSVDPDNDTMTVEAGVVLDDIHKAADSADRLFPLSLGSEGSCQIGGNLSTNAGGTAVLAYGNTRDLVLGLEVVLADGRVWNGLRSLRKDNTGYDLKDLFVGAEGTLGIVTAAVLKLFPKPREMATAFAAVASPAAALALFATARAKAGTQLTACEILPRVGLDFVLRHAEGSRDPMAEPHPWYVLLELSSPLKGADVDAMMQAILEDAFEAGTVRDAAVAASVAQAEAFWQIRLMLSEVQRKEGGSIKNDVSVPVGMVPEMLERGITTVSAMIPGVRPVPFGHIGDGNLHFNFSQPEDMARDDFMAQWGAVTDAIDDIVLALNGSISAEHGIGFMKRNLMEHIKDPVELEMMRAIKATLDPKGILNPGKVV, encoded by the coding sequence ATGGCCCATGCGATTGCCCCGGAGCTCATCGCCCGGTTCGCGGCACTCGTCGGCGACAGATACGCCATCACCGACACGCACGAGATCGAGCCCTATCAGCGCGAGCGCCGCGACCTCTATCGCGGGCGCGCGCCGCTGGTGCTGCGGCCCGGCTCGGTCGCGGAGGTCTCGGCGATCCTGGCGCTCGCCAGCGAAACCGGCACCGCGGTCGTGCCGCAGGGCGGCAATACCGGGCTGGTCGGCGGACAGATCGCGCATGACGGCGAAATCGTGCTGTCGCTGTCGCGGCTGAACGCCATCCGCTCGGTCGATCCGGACAACGACACGATGACGGTCGAGGCCGGCGTCGTGCTCGACGACATCCACAAGGCGGCCGACTCGGCGGACCGGCTGTTCCCCTTGAGCCTCGGCTCGGAGGGCTCGTGCCAGATCGGCGGCAACCTGTCGACGAATGCCGGCGGAACCGCCGTACTGGCCTACGGCAACACCCGCGACCTGGTGCTCGGGCTCGAGGTGGTTCTCGCCGACGGGCGCGTGTGGAACGGGCTCAGGAGCCTTCGCAAGGACAATACCGGCTACGACCTGAAGGACCTGTTCGTCGGCGCCGAAGGCACGCTCGGTATCGTCACCGCGGCGGTGCTCAAGCTGTTCCCCAAGCCACGCGAGATGGCGACCGCGTTCGCCGCCGTCGCGAGCCCCGCCGCCGCGCTGGCGCTGTTCGCCACGGCGCGGGCCAAGGCCGGCACGCAGCTGACCGCCTGCGAGATCCTGCCGCGCGTCGGGCTCGACTTCGTGCTGCGCCACGCCGAGGGCTCCCGCGACCCGATGGCCGAGCCCCATCCCTGGTACGTGCTGCTGGAACTGTCCTCGCCGCTGAAGGGCGCGGATGTCGACGCGATGATGCAGGCGATCCTGGAGGACGCCTTCGAGGCCGGCACGGTGCGCGACGCGGCCGTGGCAGCGTCCGTCGCGCAGGCCGAGGCGTTCTGGCAGATCCGGCTGATGCTGTCGGAGGTGCAGCGCAAGGAAGGCGGCTCGATCAAGAACGACGTCTCGGTGCCGGTCGGCATGGTGCCGGAGATGCTGGAGCGCGGCATCACCACCGTCAGCGCGATGATCCCCGGCGTGCGGCCCGTGCCCTTCGGCCATATCGGCGACGGCAACCTGCACTTCAACTTCTCGCAGCCCGAGGACATGGCGCGCGACGACTTCATGGCGCAATGGGGCGCGGTCACCGACGCGATCGACGACATCGTGCTGGCGCTGAACGGCTCGATCTCGGCGGAGCACGGCATCGGCTTCATGAAGCGGAACCTGATGGAGCACATCAAGGACCCGGTCGAGCTGGAGATGATGCGCGCCATCAAGGCGACGCTCGATCCCAAGGGCATCCTCAATCCGGGCAAGGTCGTGTAG
- a CDS encoding sulfotransferase — translation MDLVIVGAQKAGTTWLFSMIKQQPRVGFAFQKEIHYFDRVCRKNFSFEKRKKTILSGQWVSTEGKTKAYKDYIEYVLDPNNAYTDEWYKNIFLKKPKNRQLMRKGGDIVFMEASPSYMAMPERGFMHMAKLLPDIEPVLIVRDPVRRMISGTSMWVRRVQGRRKSVEDNDIIGHIDAGQVLRGKYSRSIPLLKKYFKGVNVVSFKDIIVRPEDILRNIEIKYGLDEMEYKNIRDKNNSKSGKVVLSDKVKKHIATVCEPEYDYIKSEFGADFLKDISNESAGS, via the coding sequence ATGGATCTGGTCATCGTTGGCGCGCAAAAGGCCGGCACCACATGGTTGTTTTCTATGATCAAGCAGCAGCCTCGGGTTGGATTTGCCTTCCAGAAGGAAATTCACTATTTCGATAGGGTGTGTCGTAAGAATTTTTCATTTGAGAAGCGAAAAAAGACAATATTGTCGGGGCAATGGGTCAGTACAGAAGGGAAGACTAAGGCCTACAAGGATTACATAGAATATGTTTTGGATCCGAATAATGCATATACGGATGAGTGGTATAAGAATATTTTTCTGAAAAAGCCGAAGAACAGGCAATTGATGCGGAAGGGGGGCGATATCGTCTTCATGGAGGCCTCTCCCAGCTATATGGCCATGCCGGAGCGCGGCTTCATGCATATGGCCAAACTGCTGCCTGATATCGAGCCGGTCTTGATCGTCAGGGATCCGGTCAGGAGGATGATTTCAGGAACAAGCATGTGGGTCCGGCGCGTTCAGGGCAGGCGTAAGAGCGTTGAGGACAACGATATTATCGGTCACATTGATGCGGGGCAGGTGCTCAGGGGAAAGTATTCTCGGTCCATTCCGCTTCTTAAGAAGTATTTCAAGGGCGTGAACGTCGTGTCGTTCAAGGATATAATTGTTCGACCAGAGGATATTTTGCGTAATATTGAAATAAAATACGGCCTTGATGAAATGGAATACAAAAATATAAGAGATAAGAACAATTCCAAGTCAGGCAAGGTCGTTCTGAGCGACAAGGTCAAGAAGCACATCGCGACCGTTTGCGAGCCTGAGTATGACTACATAAAGTCGGAATTCGGGGCGGATTTTCTCAAGGACATTTCGAACGAGTCCGCCGGTTCGTAG
- a CDS encoding L-threonylcarbamoyladenylate synthase, producing MELWHVNETSPEEYDTRTSAAARHLAAGALVVVPTETVYGLAADATNGEAVARLYAAKGRPRFNPLISHVCGRDMAETHGIFDETASKLADRFWPGPLTLVVPKRPDSGISDLATAGLDTVALRWPDSPVTRAIIEKLGRPVAAPSANRSGRVSPTTAEAASAEVGDSVALIVDAGSCRVGLESTIVACTGDRPTLLRPGGIPTGEIEAVLGAPLARHAGDTGPDPEAPAAPGMLASHYAPRAKVRLAADRVGADEALLAFGPALPQGADAARAVLNLSERGDLVDAAANLFTYLRELDASGAGTIAVMPIPETGLGEAINDRLRRAAAPR from the coding sequence ATGGAACTCTGGCACGTCAACGAGACTTCCCCTGAAGAATACGACACGCGGACGAGCGCCGCCGCGCGGCATCTCGCCGCCGGCGCGCTCGTCGTGGTGCCGACCGAGACGGTCTACGGGCTGGCGGCGGACGCCACCAACGGCGAGGCGGTCGCGCGACTCTACGCCGCCAAGGGCCGGCCGCGCTTCAACCCGCTGATTTCGCACGTTTGCGGCCGCGACATGGCCGAAACACACGGCATCTTCGACGAAACCGCATCGAAACTGGCCGACCGCTTCTGGCCGGGGCCGCTGACCCTGGTCGTGCCGAAACGCCCGGACTCCGGCATTTCCGATCTCGCCACGGCCGGGCTCGACACCGTCGCTCTCCGATGGCCGGACAGCCCGGTGACGCGCGCGATCATCGAGAAACTCGGCCGGCCGGTCGCCGCGCCGAGCGCCAACCGGTCGGGCCGGGTGAGCCCGACAACGGCGGAGGCGGCAAGCGCGGAAGTCGGCGACTCCGTCGCCCTGATCGTCGACGCGGGGTCGTGTCGCGTCGGCCTGGAGTCGACCATCGTCGCCTGTACGGGCGACCGGCCGACCCTGCTGCGGCCGGGCGGCATCCCGACCGGGGAGATCGAGGCCGTCCTCGGCGCCCCCCTCGCCCGCCATGCCGGCGATACGGGGCCCGATCCGGAGGCGCCGGCCGCGCCGGGGATGCTCGCGTCCCACTACGCGCCGCGGGCCAAGGTCCGGCTCGCCGCAGACCGCGTCGGCGCGGACGAGGCGCTGCTGGCCTTCGGCCCTGCCCTGCCCCAAGGCGCGGACGCGGCCAGGGCGGTGCTCAACCTGTCGGAGCGCGGCGATCTCGTCGACGCGGCGGCGAACCTGTTCACCTACCTGCGCGAACTGGACGCCTCGGGCGCCGGCACCATCGCGGTCATGCCGATCCCCGAAACGGGCCTGGGCGAAGCGATCAACGACCGGCTGCGGCGCGCCGCGGCGCCGCGGTGA
- a CDS encoding ferredoxin reductase family protein: MKAISRVFWGALALLIVLWTAFNLQIFQARGFFALRSDMVQLTGILAVAAMSFAMVLALRPRWPEARFGGLDKMYRLHKWFGIAALVLAVVHWLWAKGPKWAVGYGLLSRPERGPRPEITNPLEQLLSSQRGTAEGLGEWAFYAAVLLIVLALVPRFPYRQFYKTHKLIAIAYLVLVFHSVVLVQFSHWTTPIGIVVALLLIPGTYAALVALTGRIGAGRQVHGTICLLRRYPGVRALESEIAMEPGWPGHKTGQFAFATSDAHEGAHPYTIASAWDPADPRITFVTKALGDHTSLLADKLSIGQRVKVEGPYGCFTFDDDRPRQIWVGGGIGITPFISRMKYLARAETDRRGQVVDLFHTTADVDEDALARLAEDAKAADVRLHILVDARHGRLSGARIREAVPDWREASIWFCGPTGFGKALRTDLAAHGFDVEARFHQELFSMR; encoded by the coding sequence GTGAAAGCCATATCCCGCGTGTTCTGGGGCGCCCTGGCGCTCCTCATCGTTCTTTGGACGGCGTTCAACCTCCAGATATTCCAGGCACGGGGCTTCTTCGCCCTGCGCAGCGACATGGTGCAGCTCACCGGCATCCTCGCCGTCGCCGCCATGAGCTTCGCCATGGTGCTGGCGCTGAGGCCGCGCTGGCCGGAAGCCCGGTTCGGCGGCCTCGACAAGATGTACCGCCTGCACAAGTGGTTCGGCATCGCCGCGCTCGTCCTCGCGGTCGTCCACTGGCTCTGGGCCAAGGGACCGAAATGGGCGGTGGGATACGGCCTGCTGTCGCGGCCGGAACGCGGGCCGCGCCCGGAAATCACCAATCCGCTGGAACAGCTCCTGTCGAGCCAGCGCGGCACGGCGGAGGGCCTCGGCGAATGGGCCTTCTACGCGGCGGTGCTGCTGATCGTGCTGGCGCTCGTTCCGCGATTTCCCTACCGCCAGTTCTACAAGACCCACAAACTCATCGCGATCGCCTACCTGGTGCTGGTGTTCCACTCGGTCGTGCTGGTGCAGTTCTCTCACTGGACCACGCCGATCGGGATCGTGGTGGCGCTGCTTCTGATCCCGGGAACCTATGCGGCGCTCGTCGCGCTGACCGGCCGGATCGGCGCCGGCCGCCAGGTGCACGGCACGATCTGCCTGTTGCGCCGCTATCCCGGCGTACGCGCCCTGGAATCGGAAATCGCCATGGAACCGGGATGGCCGGGCCACAAGACCGGCCAGTTCGCCTTCGCCACGTCGGACGCGCACGAGGGCGCGCATCCCTACACCATCGCATCGGCCTGGGATCCGGCCGACCCGCGCATCACCTTCGTCACCAAGGCGCTCGGCGACCACACCAGCCTTCTGGCCGACAAGCTCAGCATCGGCCAGAGGGTGAAGGTCGAAGGTCCCTACGGCTGCTTCACCTTCGACGACGACCGGCCGAGGCAGATCTGGGTCGGCGGCGGCATCGGCATCACGCCGTTCATCTCCCGGATGAAGTATCTCGCGCGGGCGGAAACGGACCGCCGTGGCCAGGTCGTCGACCTCTTCCACACCACGGCGGACGTGGACGAGGACGCCCTGGCGCGGCTGGCGGAAGACGCCAAGGCCGCCGACGTTCGACTGCACATCCTGGTGGACGCGCGGCACGGCCGGCTCAGCGGCGCGCGCATTCGCGAGGCCGTGCCGGACTGGCGCGAGGCGAGCATCTGGTTCTGCGGGCCGACCGGCTTCGGCAAGGCGCTGCGAACGGACCTGGCCGCCCACGGGTTC